The following is a genomic window from Synechococcus sp. JA-2-3B'a(2-13).
GGATCCCAAGGCTTGCACCAGACCAAAGTAGAAGGCCGCATTGGCGATCATATCGGGTAGGGTTGGGCCTGCCGCCGCCACCCGCTGTTCGATGCGCAAGTGGGGAACCGGATCCAAGCCGATCAGGGGTCGGTTCCAGCGCCAGATGGTGCCGTTGTGGAGGCGCAGATGGGCCAGCTCTGATGGGGAAGTGGCTAACCTTTGTGGCAATACCACCGGGTAGCGATGCAGGTTTTCCCAGAACAGCTCCATTAGGGATCCCTGTACATAGCCTTGCCCGAAGGTGACGCGGGGGCAGTGGGTGGGGGAGGGCGGGGGTGGCCCATCCAAAGCTTGCTCAAACAAAGGGATGCGGGTTTCTGCCCACAGATCGTGCCCGAACAGGTAGGGGGAATTGGCCGCCAGCGCCACCAAAGGGGCTGACACGAGCAGGGAAGCGTTGAAGTAGCGGGCTGCCTGGTGGGGGGCCACCTGCAGATGGATTTGAAAGGAGGTGGTCGCCGCCTCCAGCATGATGTCCGGGTGGGTAACCCGCAACCGCCCAGCCGGTCCTTCGATATCTAGCCCCAGGGAAGGGATCGCTTGGGATTGCTCGCGCCGGTGCAAGTTCAGGATTTGCTCATTGAGGGCCAGGTAACGCTTGCGGGGGGAGATCATCTCCAAGGTCAGTTGCTTTTGCTGCACCGTGGGCAAAATCCCGATCATCATCAGCCCCACCTGCAAGTGTTCGGCCACCTGGCAGCAGCGATCCCACGTTTGGCCCAGCTCTTGCTGAAACTGCCGCAGAGCCAAGCCGGTCAAAACTTGGGGCCGGCTGTTGATCTCCACGTTGAACTGGGCCAGTTCCGGCACCACCAGCGGATCGTTCACCGCTTCCAGGTAGGCTGAGTTGATCGGGGCCGGATCCCCCTGAGGGGTCACCAGCCATGCCTCCAGCTCAAACCCGCCCACCGGGGATCCCTGGGCAAAGGGCTGACAAGCCGGATCCAGCCCCGGCGCACTGGCCAACCAGCGCTCGAGCAACTTCGTCTCTTGCTGGAGCCGAGCTGCAAACTGAGCAAAGTCTGCAGTACCAAAACGGAGGCAGGTGATCTCCTGGCCCATGGGAACAACTCCGCAGCTTTTGGGAATGAGGTTAATCGCTGTTGCCGGGATCTCGACACCCCTAGCTTTACTTAGCCCGCAGTGATGGATACATCTTCAATGCGCAGGGCGGGAAAGGCAGCCGTGCCGTTGAAAACCGTTACTTCCTGGGAAATGGCGGAGATATTGCGCAAACAATCGTAGAGATTGCCGGCAATGGTGGTCTCCAGGATGGGGCGTTTCTCGCCGCCTTTGACCAAGAAGCCCCCTTTCACCACCCCAGAAAAGTCACCGGTAATGGGGTTGCTGCTGCCGGAGAGGCGGGTGACGATAACTCCTCGATCCATCGCGTAGAGCTCGGACAGGGGGGTTGTCCCCGGCGCCACTCTCAAACAAGCTGGCCCCACCCCCGGCAGGCTGCCCGCCCCCCCTGTGGCATGGCCGTTGGACGGGATCCCGGCAGCGCGAGCTTCGTAGCTGTTGTACATGAAGTTGCAGAGGATCCCTTCGTGAACCAAGGGGGTGATTTGGCGAGGGATCCCTTCGCGGTCGAAGGGCTCAATGGGGTAGCCGGGCAGGCCCAGGCCTTCAGAAACCACGGTGAGCAACGGGCTGGCGATCCGGGATCCCATTTTTTGCGCCAGAGGGCTTTTGCCTTTGCGCACCGCATCCGCCCCCAAGACAAAGAGGAGATCCCCTAGAAACTCCTCCACCACATCTGGCGGCAGGACAATGGGGCCGCGGAAGCTCTCCCCCTCGCCAGCCCCCAGCGCCCCCACACATTTTTGGACAAAGCGATCAAAAGCCCGCTCCAGCGCCGGCACCAGATCGGCCCGCTTCTGCACACTGTCGCCGTCGTAGGCAAAGCTGCCCACCTCGTCCCCGTCGATGGCCATGCCAAACAGGGATCCCCCCGCCTCGACACTGTGGTAGTTGGCGCGGATGCCGGTGGAAGAGGCGATAGCCAGGGTCTCTTCCTCAACGCTGAGGGAGCCGCTGTCGATGGTGATGCGAGGGTCTTTGGATCGCACCCACTCCAGCAATTGGGATCCCAACTGGGTCAGCTCGGCGGCATCCAGTTCCAGCAGGCCTGGGTCGAGGGCAAAGGGCACCTGGGGCAAAGGTTGGGGCTCCGGCAGCCCGTTGAGGGGATCCGCCGGCGAAGCCTTGGCCATGGCTACAGCCTCAGCCGCCGTCTCGGCCAGCTCTTCCGGGCGGTTGGAGGTGGCAAAGCCCAGCCTGCCGTCGCAGAAAACCCGGATGCCGAACAGGGTCTCGCTGCTGCTGCGGGCCAGGTTGAGGTCATTTTTCTCAAAAGTGACTTCCGTTTCCCGGCCTGAGTTGGCAAACACTTCTGCCTGGTCGGCTCCAGCAGCCAATGCCTTGTGTACACCCTGTTCACAAAGATCCAGCAGGTTTTCCGGGGAAATGATGGAGCTGGGCATAAAAGTGAGATGGCAAGAGGACAGTCCTATTATCGGCTATGGCTCAGAGCTGCTTTTCCCTGACCCCCTGCCGTCTATGGAGTCCCAGCACCAACCCCTTCGTCCAACAACGTCACTCTGGTGCGCACCGTTCCAGCCCGCTCCCCCTGGGCAACAATCAGCAGAGAGCATGACTCTAGTCAATAATAAGCTCAACTATACTGAAAATAATGTATAATATGTTCAGTACGGATTACTACCAGTTGATCTTTCTGTTTACTTTCGAGTCTGCCAACATGGTAGCCAAAGCAAAGCAGAAAATTGGTAGTAAGACGACACGGAAACTGCGCTTTGGGTATTCTACTCAAAGCTTTGCGGGATACCGCCATTCTGGTTGGAAACAAACAGAATGCTATCGCTGCATAGTTGAACAGTGATGTTCAGCAGTGTTCAGCGTAAATGTATCAGCTACCCACAGGGATTCCACCCTGCAGCAGCAAACAAAGGGGCTGAGATCAAAAGGGATCCTTTGTGGCGCTTTGACCCCACTTGCCGCTTGTCCTTAGCGGCCTGCCGGGTGCAGGAACCCTAGAATGGAAGTTAAGCCCACTTGCCGTGAGTGCCCATGAGCCTTTTGCCCACTTCCGCTGCTCCCCTAGCCATTGCTCCGACAGCAGCCAAGCCAAGGCGACTGGACTTCGAGGTGGTGATTGCCGGAGCTGGGATGGTGGGATCCACCTTAGCAGCCGCTTTGGGCCAGGCCGGGATCCGCGTCGGGCTGATCGAGGGGCG
Proteins encoded in this region:
- a CDS encoding glutamate-cysteine ligase family protein codes for the protein MLERWLASAPGLDPACQPFAQGSPVGGFELEAWLVTPQGDPAPINSAYLEAVNDPLVVPELAQFNVEINSRPQVLTGLALRQFQQELGQTWDRCCQVAEHLQVGLMMIGILPTVQQKQLTLEMISPRKRYLALNEQILNLHRREQSQAIPSLGLDIEGPAGRLRVTHPDIMLEAATTSFQIHLQVAPHQAARYFNASLLVSAPLVALAANSPYLFGHDLWAETRIPLFEQALDGPPPPSPTHCPRVTFGQGYVQGSLMELFWENLHRYPVVLPQRLATSPSELAHLRLHNGTIWRWNRPLIGLDPVPHLRIEQRVAAAGPTLPDMIANAAFYFGLVQALGSQPVPPEQELSFAQCRANFYTAARWGLEAPITWLKGWQGSLRQLLLEELIPQAEAGLVQLDLAPSDIQEYLGILRARVESGQNGATWQRRYVARHGKDMQQLTCAYWERQRQGQPVHTWDLS
- a CDS encoding TldD/PmbA family protein, with product MPSSIISPENLLDLCEQGVHKALAAGADQAEVFANSGRETEVTFEKNDLNLARSSSETLFGIRVFCDGRLGFATSNRPEELAETAAEAVAMAKASPADPLNGLPEPQPLPQVPFALDPGLLELDAAELTQLGSQLLEWVRSKDPRITIDSGSLSVEEETLAIASSTGIRANYHSVEAGGSLFGMAIDGDEVGSFAYDGDSVQKRADLVPALERAFDRFVQKCVGALGAGEGESFRGPIVLPPDVVEEFLGDLLFVLGADAVRKGKSPLAQKMGSRIASPLLTVVSEGLGLPGYPIEPFDREGIPRQITPLVHEGILCNFMYNSYEARAAGIPSNGHATGGAGSLPGVGPACLRVAPGTTPLSELYAMDRGVIVTRLSGSSNPITGDFSGVVKGGFLVKGGEKRPILETTIAGNLYDCLRNISAISQEVTVFNGTAAFPALRIEDVSITAG